Genomic window (Solanum stenotomum isolate F172 unplaced genomic scaffold, ASM1918654v1 scaffold25311, whole genome shotgun sequence):
ACATTGAAGGTAAAGTGCTTCCTATCAAAGGTGATTACATGCATATCCAGGTCTGAAACatctaattaagaataaaaattactTATCACTCCAACACAACCTTTTGTGGTATACATTTATTCATACTTTCAACAACAAAACTATTACCTACTAAAACAATATNATTGTTCGAATTCATATAGATAAAGTTACACATTGAATGTAAAGTGCTACCTATCAAAGGTGATTACATGCATACCCAGGTCTGAAACgtctaattaagaataaaaaattacttatcaCTCCAACACAACCTTTTGTGGTATACATTTATTCATACTTTCAACAACAAAACTATTACCTACTAAAACactatatacatacatatatatatatatatataaccacaATGGATATTCTTCATAGATATtctttagtaattaattaattagatcaAGGAAGTCTTTCGGTTTTGAAAAGTCCTCCTTTTCCTCCAATTCCTGGAAGTCCTCCGATTCCTCCAAATCCTGGAAGTCCTCCTTTTCCTCCTACTATTCCTGGAGGTCCTCCTCCTCCAATTCCCGAAGGTCCTCCGATTTTGGGGAGTCCTCCAATTACTGAAGGTCCTCCGATTCCAGGCAGTCCTCCAAATCCTGGAAGTCCTCCTTTTCCTCCTCCTATTCCCGGAGGTCCTCCAATTTTAGGAAGTCCTCCTCCTCCAATTCCCGAAGGTCCTCCGATTTTGGGGAGTCCTCCAATTCCTGAAGGTCCTCCGATTTTTGGAAGTCCTCCGATTCCAGGAAGTCCTCCAAATCCTGGAAGTCCACCTTTTCCTCCTCCTATTCCTGGAGATCCTCCTCCTCCAATTCCTGGAGGTCCTCCGATTTTGGGAACTCCTCCTCCTCCAATTTCTGGAAGTCCTCCTAGTCCTGGAAGTCCTCCGATTCCGGGAAGTCCTCCAATTCCCGAAAGTCCTCCTCCACCAATTCCTGAGGGTCCTCCTATCCCAGGAAGTCCTCCGATTCCGGGAAGTCCTCCTCCTCCTATTGTTGGAAGTCCTCCAATTTTTGGAAGTTCTCCGATTCCGGGAAGTCCTCCTCCTATTTTTGGAAGTCCTCCAATTTTTGGAAATCCTCCTCCGATTCCAGGAAGCCCTCCTATTCCGGGAAGTCCTCCTATTGTTGGAAGTCCTCCAATTTTTGGAAGTCCTCCTCCGATTCCGGGAAGTCCACCAATTCCCGGAAAACCTCCCCCAAATCCCGGAAGTCCTCCTCCGAAAAATTTGGCGTCATTTGTCTCACTTGCCTCTCCTGCACCAGATATCATACACATACATGCATGTTAATGTCCTCCTCCAATTCTTATAATTTTTGTaataacaaacaaaattattaaagaaaattcttctttattaaaaaactatatataacatattaaatatatatatttttttaaatattatttttgcaagGTTTTTTCATAGATTAACTCAGGCCCTATATTTATCATACGCCCCCAATTTTTAAATGAACTAAATTTAGAAGAATCAAAATGATCCAAGTAATTAAAACGGTGGCCGGGTCATTCACCCACCAAATTACTTGCGTATGGCATACTTTCATGTGCTTTTGTGCAACTTATAGACAAATTGACTTTCGACGAATCACGCTTGGCTAAGTTACTAAAGGTTGGGTAATTTAGGCTTTTATTAAGGAGGGAATGGAACAATTCAATTTACGAAATTAAGGTCTTAGTTAAAGGAAAAGTATCACGAGTCAATTTAGATAACAATTCAAATATTTCTCAGAAAATTTATGAGACAAATAATTTGACTTTTCAAACTGTAACACCTTTACATAAAATAGGACGTAGGGAGCTTACCCTTTTTCAAGGATGTGATGGAACTCTGAGCCAACTTCCTAGCTGCAACCTCTGATGTTGTCACAAGAAAAATAGCCAAAACAATTAGCAAAAATGCCTTCGAtcccattattttttttgtttaaatataacaactacttgaattatgataATTGCAGAAAACTAATGAACATtttgcctctatttatagtattgatcaatttgaaattttgtattAGTAGAGTCCCGCTAGTTATTAATTAAGTTGACAGATTAGACTAAATGAAATAACTATATATTGCATATTCCTAATTAGCTATATATGGCAAcgtataataattatatatggtTAAGAATTAAACCGATCATGCTGTTTCAATTtactatatttaatttatagtaTATTATTGTAATATATGCTCTAACAGAGGTAGTGTCTTTTAGTATCCAAAAATGTTATAAATGTCTTGATTTACTAACTAGAAGTTTCATATTCCAGTAAAAACTTGTCTCTAACAACATTGTTTATCTGAATACGTTTTGATTGCTATATAGCAcataacatgaaaaattgaTTCCTAAATAAACTTGTCCGTTATAGAGGATGTCAGGCTCCTAAATGGAGTTGGTGTAGGATGTGATTTATATCCAACTTAAACTAACTCGTCGAGTGAACCCTGAGtttatatttgttgtttgtattTTCTGAATTAATTGAAAGGGTAAGGTAGGAAATAGCCGAAATGAAACATCCAATTCAATTTACAATTTGCATTGAAATTACTGAAATCAGATGAATCTGATATCGATATTCTACGTCCGCCCCTGTCTATGAGAAAGACCAAGAACAAACTCCTATTAGCCTAATTAAACATATGGCACATTAAGATAcctttaatttctaaatttcgACTTTTAAAGAGTAGCACTTTGACATTGAAACACTGgaccatattttcttttatggtTCTAATCACTAAATAGAAAATTTTCTATAGACGTCTTGTCAGAATTTGAGTTGGCacaaatatgttattattgagtCGGATTTTGTTGTTCTAATCACTTACGAAGGAATACGTTGTGATTTTTTTCCGTTGATTTTATTACTCCTTTGAGCAACGAGTTTTTTCAAGGTAAAATTCTTATGTTGATTATTCCATACTTCACTTCTTGTTTAGATGACTAAAGAATCTTCAAACCTCAGtacttgtggaattacactgaatatgttgttgttagATGACTCAAGAACTTGTGCATTAATTAGATGGCGacacaaaataatagaaatttgtTAGTTCTTTTAGCACTAAAACCCCGGAAAATTATTTTTGCTATCGAGTCTATTGATAAATTGAACCACAACATTCATTGTTTTATAGTCAGTGTTgtgtaaaaattaaattaaaaataatattcagaAAAATCTATCCGTTATTTTTGCccaaatctatctatatataataggagaggaaaAAGTGACACTGCACCATAAATTTTCtagaatttataaattattaaaatcaatttaaaatttgaaaattttacagTTTCTTAAATCTTGGATAATGGTGTAAAACTTTCAAACAGTTACTTTTTACGGTTTTTACTTTTAGTGGATAATAAATCACAAATTTTGTGGacaacaatatatttttaaaaacggTGGATAAATCAAGACTCATTTGAAAAAGTCAAGAAACGCTTCAAAGGTTCACTCCAATATATGTATTGAACTTATATgccacttttttttctttgaatttgctGTATACTGGGTGAAATTTGTTGCATACTCAAAAAGGTTTTATCACTAGATTAATATGTAAtatacttaaattttttaaattatgtagAATGTTTctctaaaaatagttatttatcgtagatttattattcaaataagtgagtatcaatatatttttaaatgcaTACTCCTTCCGGCAAAATATGCCTACTTAGGATGAACTCATCAATGAGAAGCAATGGAGGTTGAAAGATGAAACATATAAGATCGCAAATATTCACGCATTTTATTCTTTATTGAATCAATACTTTAGTTTTGATGAAATGCTAAGAATTACTCTGcactaatattttcaagttcattttttattttgcttattgatttattattaaCATATTTGTTCAAAGTTTTAGTTATATAATTGctatcaatgtaaaaatactAATAGTTGATATAGtgaataaatacaataaaacaCAATAAGAAACAATAAAGTTATTTGATGACTATATAATTGGTTTCTTTAAATTCATAGCTATTTTATGTTTGGAAATGCaacattgaaaattcaaaaatttcaagaataGAATTTCATACTTCATACAGTGTTGATAACTTGAAATGTGGTTATTAGTTTTTCTTACTGAATTTATGTaggtatttcatatttttttatattaatgtATCCATTGCCAATATATATTGACAGAGATGAAAATGACATATACAGTCACTACTGCCAGAACTCCAACGATGAAAAATTAAAGGAGTGGTTCTAGAGTCTTAGGACGGAATGTACCAAAAACGTTTCAGGGCGAAAATAAGTAcacatcaaaaaaatatttgattcatAAGATTCTCATCTATACTtctttcttttacatttttgttTGGCTTCTTCACTGCTCTTTTTGTTTCTAAAAATCTACGATTAGTTTAATTTTAGCTTATTTTCAATAGAATTATACTATTCCACCACTTAGAAATATATGTTTTTGTAAATATAAGCTTGACATATGGATTTTTTAAATAAGCTTTGTTCATTCTCATTggtttctatttctatttttttattagacgAAATaggttttattaatattttcctgtATTTGATAGATATTTCATGTGATTTAAAGATTGATTAGATCAAGATCACATCACTTTTTCTCGGCAAGACTTTttgctatttattttttttaaaattcaaattgatgATTTATCTTTTAAACATCTTACCTTATTCCTTTGTACTTTGCAGGTTATTGTACAGTGCAAATTCTAGGATCATAAAAACACATAGCTGATGTTGCCTAAATTACTTTGTCAAAGAGTGCAAATTCTTGAAATGTAATTAATAGATAGCTGATGAAACAAATTAACAATTCAAACACAAATATGGACTTCTTGCTAttcaattttttccaaaattagaATCGATGATTTATCTTTTTAACATCTTACCTTTATTCCTTTGTACTTTGTAGGTTATTGTGCAGTGCAAACTCTCGGATCGTAAAAATAGATAGCTGATGTTACCTAAATTACTTTGTCAAAGAGTGTAAATTCTCGAATTGTAATTAACAGATAGCTGATGAAACAAATTAACAATTCAAacacaaatataataatttggGTAAATCTACATTGATAGAAGTTGATGTTCATATGTGAgtttttcatattaaaatatttttttgtaatttaaattaagacaagataaataaatggtataataatataattagttattcaaaaaattaatgtgCTTAATGTTGCTAATGATGTGGTCGTGAAATGGAGCACTTCTAATTAAAAAGATTATATTAGTCATGAAAGTTGgattcatctttttattttgaattaattcaattatgCAGTCTAACTTCTAAATATAATGTATCCTATATTTTACACTCCTTATTGtgtctttattttaaaatataatcatcatcataatctattgaatattgaaatttaaaatggttACCTTTTCACACATGACACATGTCTATGTTttactatttgagaaaaatacatcaattataaaattgaaagtGCTATTTTAAGCTCATGCACGTAATTATagtaaaacataattaaataaattggaaCAAACGAAAAATACACAACCAAAAgtcataaatttaatttaaaacactattatatttgaaattatccGCGCAACGCGCGAATACGAATACTAGTATATActatagaagaaaataaaacagttttttttttttaatttacgtctaatatataaaaataaaaagatttagTTGAAATATTAGAAAAGAGTCACAATATTGTACAGAGAAATAGGAAAACAACCCAAACGAACATAAGTTTTTCTGttagtaataaaataattcaaaatccCTTTCGATCGCCGGCCGCCGGGTCGCCGCATTGCCGCCGGCACGTTCGTCTCTCCGGGATCTCCTCTCTATCGATGCGCGCATAGGAGAGCTGTAGGTTTACGCACAGAATCAACATTTGAATCGATTGAGAgctatagagagagagagaggaagtGCGGGGGAGGAATCGGAAGGTGGAACGGAACGATGATTACGAGATCGAAGCTAGCAGAGCAGCTGAGAGAGTATCAGATTAGATCGAAGCACGATTGGGCATCcgtctctttcttctcttctacCTCTAACTTAACATCCTCAAGGTATCATTCATTTCCGattaggtttttttttgttttaccttTTAAATTGATATCTCTCATGTTTTTGCTTATCCTATGGAATTGCACTCCTTAAAGCATATTTATGTTCtatgaaattgttgttgaattgaTACTTGTGAGAATTGGATTTGATTTGGTAAATTCCAGCATTTGGATGTTAATTTTTGTGATTATACTCGGGATTATAATATAGGATACTTCGATTATCGTATAGTGTTCTTTTTTTGGACTCTTTTGTTTTGCTTGTGTAGTATTTTGCCTTTGTTTATTGACCCCTGTGAGCAGAggggaaacaacctctctacctcccaaggta
Coding sequences:
- the LOC125851412 gene encoding uncharacterized protein LOC125851412, with protein sequence MGSKAFLLIVLAIFLVTTSEVAARKLAQSSITSLKKGEASETNDAKFFGGGLPGFGGGFPGIGGLPGIGGGLPKIGGLPTIGGLPGIGGLPGIGGGFPKIGGLPKIGGGLPGIGELPKIGGLPTIGGGGLPGIGGLPGIGGPSGIGGGGLSGIGGLPGIGGLPGLGGLPEIGGGGVPKIGGPPGIGGGGSPGIGGGKGGLPGFGGLPGIGGLPKIGGPSGIGGLPKIGGPSGIGGGGLPKIGGPPGIGGGKGGLPGFGGLPGIGGPSVIGGLPKIGGPSGIGGGGPPGIVGGKGGLPGFGGIGGLPGIGGKGGLFKTERLP